In [Mycobacterium] stephanolepidis, the genomic window GAAGGCATTGGGCCACGCCTACGGCGGCGGTTCGCAGTACTACTCGATGTGGGTCGTGGGAAGCGAAAAGCCCGCAGGGAATGGGAGTAAGGCATGAGCCTCGCCGATGAAGCGGGCAAGCGTTCCCGTGCAGCCGTCGAAGCCCGCGACAAGCAGGCCTGGGTCGACAACTTCGCCGAAGACGGCGTGGTGCAGGATCCGGTGGGTCCGTCGCCGTTCGATCCCGAGGGCAAGGGGCATCGCGGCAAAGAGGCCATCGCGGCTTTCTGGGACAACATCATTGCCCCCACCGAGAATCTGGATTTCATCTTCGACGCCACCTACGACTGCGGCACACATCAGGCCAACGTGGGCCGGATCGTCACCACGATGAACGGCTACCAGATGACGGCCGAGGGTGTGTTCACCTACGAAGCCGATGACGAGGGCAAGCTCGTCGTACTTCGCGCATACTGGGAGTTCGACAAGGTCGCCGGGACCGCGAAGAAGGTCTGACTCCGCAGAACCACATAAAGACCCCCGCGCTCGCAGCGACGGGGGCCTTTATGTCTTCGCGCTAAGAGGCCTGGCGACCGGCGCTGATCATCTCCTCGCGCGGTACCACTTTGATGCGTTCGCGGCCCTGTTCCTCGCCGAGGGCTACCTCGTGAGCATCGAGCCGTTCCCACTCCTCCCACGTGGTGTAGTCAATCCCGCTTCCCCGTAGATGCGCGAAAATCGCATCGGGGTCGGAGATTTCGGCGGGTTGAATACCCGGGAGGTCTGACAGCAGGCCGGAAATCGTCTCGGCGGCATCGGATTTGGTGTGTCCGATCAAGCCCACAGGCCCGCGCTTGACCCAGCCCGTGACGTAGGTCGATTCGACCGGGATTCCGTCGATATCGAGCACCCGCCCGGCGTCGTGCGGGACAACCCCGGCGTGGTGGTCGAACGGCAGATCCGCCAGGTGCGAGGAGATGTAGCCGACCGCGCGGTAGACCGCCTGCACCGGCCAGTCGGTGTATTTGCCTGTGCCCCTTACATTTCCGTCGCCTATCAGCTCGGTGCGCTCGGTGCGCAGGGCTTCCACCCGGTCGATTCCCAGCACGGCCGCGGGCGACTGGCACAGGTGGATGTGGATGCGATGCGGGGCGCCGGTGGGCTCGGTGTCCAGGTACTTCATCATGGTGTCGACGACGAGCTTGGTGGCCTTACTGGAATTGATGGCCTGCTGGCTGCCCTCGTCGATCTCAAACCCCTCCGGGTGCACGACGACATCCACACTCGGCGAGTGGGACAGCTCGCGAAACTCCATGGGGCTGAACTTGATCTGCGCCGGACCGCGCCGCGCGAAGACATGCACGTCGGTGGCCTGGTTCAGCGCCAGGCCCTGATAGACGTTGGCGGGGATCTCGGTGCTTAGCTGTTCGTCGGCGGGTTTGGCCAGCATGCGCGCGATATCCAGGGCCACGTTCCCGGCACCCAGCACCGCGACGCTCTTGGCTGTCAGCGGCCAGTCCCGTGGGACATCGGGATGACCGTCGTACCAGGAGACGAAGTCGGCGGCGCCATAGCTTTCCGGAAGGTCGATACCGGGGATGTCGAGGTCACGGTCGGCGCGCGCGCCGGTCGAGAAGATCACCGCGTCGTAGAAGCGCCGTAGATCCGAGAGCTTGATGTCGGTGCCGTAGTGGACATTGCCGAAGAACCGAATCTCGTCACGCGAGAGCACCCGGCGCAGCGCCTTGATGATCTCCTTGATGCGGGGATGATCGGGGGCCACGCCGTAACGCACCAACCCATAGGGCGCGGGCAGCCGATCGAACACATCGACCTGCGCCTGCTCGTACTCCTTGGTGAGGATGTCGGCGGCGTAGATACCGGCCGGACCTGCGCCGATAACCGCGACTCGAATCTTCCTCATGCCATCCCCTTTGATTCGGACATTGATTAGGTAAGGCAAGCCTAAAAAGAATTCCGAAGAAAGTGGGGCGCACGTCCAGAGATCCTGGTCACACTCCCGATCGCATCTCAGTAGCCTGAACGCGTGCTCATCGCGCTCATCCTCATCGGCGTACTCGTCGCGGTTCCGCTCGTCCTATTCACACTGCTCGTGGCCGGTATCCGGATGCAGATCCCCGCGATACTCAACGCGATCCGCCGGTTCAATCGCGCCGTGACCAACCCGAGAGTGATGGCAACCGCCGGTACCGCATCCACATCAACAGCGGTCATCCACCACACCGGCAGGAACAGCCGACGTGCCTACGAGACTCCGGTCGAGGCCTTCGACACACACGAGAACACCGTGCTCATCCTCTTGCCGTACGGCGCGAACGCCGACTGGGTTCGCAATGTCATCGCACAGGGCGGCGCCGAATTGGTCCGGGCCGGGGAAACTCTGCGCCTTACCGACCCACGCGTGGTCCACACCGACGAGGTGCGTGCCCAGCTGCCCGCCAAGGAATTGCGGATGCAGCGGGTGTTCAACGTGCCCGACTGCCTGCAGCTGAGCAGGCCGTAGCGGTTACGTGTCCAAACCTTCCAGGTAGCGCTTCCCCAGTGCCTGGTACGCAGCGGGTACACCCTTGGTGAGAAATTCCGCAGGAGTGCCCGCGACGGGTCCCTTGACCTTGGCGGGAGAGCCCATCACCAGCACGTCCTCGGGGATTTGGCTGCCACCGAGTACCAACGAACCCGCGGCCACCATGCTGCGCGAGCCGATGGAAGCGCCGTCGAGCACCGTCGCGTGATTTCCGATAAGGGCGCCGTCACCCACGGTGCAGCTGTGCACCAGGCACATGTGCGCCACCGTGGCTCCCTCACCGATATCGACCGGCATCCCCGGGTCGCTGTGCAGCACCGACCCATCCTGGATGTTGGCGCCCGCCCGGATCACAATCGGCGCGTAATCGGCGCGGATGACCGTGTTGAACCAGATCGAAGCGCCGGCTTCCACCGTGACATCTCCGATGAGACAGGCGGTCGGCGCGACGAACGCCTCCGGGTGGACGCTCGGGCTTTTTCCGTCGAGTGAGTACAAAGGCATGCGCAGACCCTAACCAAGGGCCTTATTTCCGCTTGTGGCAGGCACATTTCTTGCGCCCCGGGGGGCCAAAACTGTAACATGTTCTAGTTGAAGATGGTCGCCACAGCGACCAGCATCGAAACACTGGAGGCAGCCCCGCCATGAGCACAGATACCGCAGGAATCGGCGTTCGCGAGATCGACGTCGGCGAGCTTCCCACGCGCTATGCCCGTGGATGGCACTGCCTGGGCGTCGCAGAATCGTTCAGGGACGGAGAGCCGCACGCTATCGACGCGTTCGGCACCAAGCTGGTCGTGTTCGCCGACACCCAGGGCGATATCAAGGTCCTCGACGGATACTGCCGCCACATGGGCGGCGACCTCTCCCAGGGCAGCATCAAGGGCGACAACGTCGCCTGCCCGTTCCACGATTGGCGCTGGGGTGGCGACGGCAAGTGCAAGCTGGTGCCCTATGCCAAGCGCACCCCGAAGCTGGCCCGCACCCGCAGCTGGACTACCGACGTCAAGAGCGGCCTCCTCTTCGTCTGGCATGACGCCGAGGGCAACGGCCCGACGGATGATGTGGAGATTCCGGAAGTTCCGGAATTCGCCGACGACGGCTGGACCACCTGGGACTGGAACACCATCGTCATCGAGGGTTCCAACTGCCGCGAAATCGTGGACAACGTCACCGATATGGCGCACTTCTACTACATCCACTTCGGATTCCCGACGTTCTTCAAGAATGTCTTCGAAGGACATATCGCTTCGCAGTACCTGCGTACCGTCGGCCGTCCCGATGTGCAGCTCGGTGGTTCCTCGCAGTACACCGGCGAGCAGATCCTCGATTCGGAAGCCTCGTACTTCGGGCCTTCCTTCATGATCAACTGGCTGCACAACAACTATGGCGGCTACAAGGCCGAGTCGATTCTGATCAACTGCCACTACCCGATCGACCAGAATTCCTTCGTGCTGCAGTACGGCGTCATCGTGCAGAAGCCCGAGGGCATGGACGAGAAGATGACCGGCAAGCTCTCGCGCGCCATGACCAAGGGTGTGGGACAAGGCTTTCTGCAGGACGTCGAGATCTGGAAGAACAAGACCCGTATCGACAACCCGCTGCTGGTCGAGGAGGACGGCGCCGTCTACCAGATGCGCCGGTGGTACTCGCAGTTCTACGTCAACAAGTCCGACGTCACGGCGGAGATGACGGACCGCTTCGAGCTCGAGATCGATACCAGCAAGGCCAACGAGTTCTGGCATGGTGAGGTCGACGAGAACCTGAAGCGGCAAGCGGACGAAAAGGCTTCCGCAGAAGCTCAAGCCGAGGCCGAAGCTCCCGCCGAGGCGACTCAAAGCTAGTGCGATGACTGAAGTTTCAGCGGGGTCTTCCTTGACTGAGAAAAATACCAGCCCTCCCAGCGTGGAGGAGCTGGCTCAGTCGATGCTGGCACTGCATGGTGCCCACGGCGAAGACGAGGCTCACGAATCCGCTGGATCGGGCAGGCCAAACGGCCAGTGGTCGAAGGCTCCCGCGTTCGAACACAATCCGGAGCAGGCCGCACTTCTGCACGAGGCGACCGAGAGTGACAAGCAGCGGTATCTGACCTCCGGCCTGCAGGAGGTCGATTGCCGGTTCTGCCACGGCTCGGTGATGGTCAAGAAGCTGGGTATCAACCACACTGCCGTGCAGTGGAATACCGAAGCAGCCGGGCGATGCGCCTACTTCGCACAGATGCGCGAGGAAGGCACGAACACTGCGCGGGTGCGCGGGTGCCCGCGGCTGTCCGACAGCATCGCGCATGCCGTCGCCGAGGGGTGTCTCGACCCGATCTGCACGGCACCCCCACCCGGAGACGGCTGAGCTAGAGCTCCAGCAGGACGGTCACCGGGCCGTCATTGATCAATTCGACCTGCATGTGCGCCCCAAACACCCCCGCCTCCACGTGTGCGCCGAGGTTGCGCAGGGCATCCGCGAATGCCGCGACGATGGGTTCGGCGACATTTCCGGGCGCCGCCGCGTTCCACGCCGGACGGCGCCCCTTCTTCGTGTTGGCATACAGCGTGAATTGACTGACTACCAGTACCGGGGCACCTAGGTCGGCAGCAGACTTCTCATCATCGAGAATGCGCAGCTGCCACAGTTTTTCTGCGAGTTGTGCGGCCTTGTCGGCATCGTCGTCGTGGGTGACACCCACCAAAGCCAACAGTCCCTGGCCTTCGGGGCGGATCGCACCGACCACCTGCCCGTCGACGGACACGGCTGCCGAAGCGACTCGCTGCACCAGAACTCGCACGTTACGACCCTATCAGCGCCGCCAGTTTTCCGCCTGTGCCCGAATCTCCACGAATGCCGTTGTTTCCCAGAGGTTTCCACGCCGAAGTGGCCCTATTGCCCACATCGGCACCGCTCCAGGCAGCAGCCTTCCTTCAGTGTCGGTGTCCAACCCGAGGTTCAGTGGGCCGGGTCGCGCCAGGCCGTCGGCAAGGAGTTGGCTCCACAACCGATCGGCACCTGCGGTGAGATCGTATTGCGGCCCGGTGCAATTGATCACCGCGCACACGTGGAGCACCTGCCCTGTCGACAACGTCACGGCGACTCCGGAACCCGATGCAACAACATCCTGCAGTTCCGCACGATGAACACGCAGTGCACCTTCGGCGATATCCCCGTCGATCTGCGCGGCAGTGCGCGGCGCCATCCGATGACGGTGGATGTCCCACTGCCTGCGATACGTTCGCAGGAAGTACTCGCGTTCACCGATGCTCATCGCGGCCCAGAGCGCGCCGGCCTGAGGGCGCAGCGCATCCACGGCCGCACACATGTCGCCGCCTTCGGATATCACGTCCCGGACATAACGCACGGCCTGCTCCAGTACATCGCCACGCTCAATAACGAACGCCGGAGCCCGCGCCGGAGGGTGTGGATCCACTCGATGTGCTCTCGGGAGCAGCCCACCACGGGATATCGCATGCAGGATTCGTCCCGGCCGTCGCAGCGTGCAGGCCAGATCGGCCATCGTCAGACCGGTTCCGACCAGAAGCAGATCGCCATCCTCGGGAAGGTTGTCGAGTGTGCCCGGGCGCCAGCACCACGGTGTCGGCGTGCACCTCGTCGCCATTGCATAAAGCAACCGAGAGTTCGCCATCGTGCCGAGTCACCGCGACGGCGCGGTGATGGACTCGAGTCACCCGAGCATCGCGTGCTCCTTCGAAGGCAGTGGAGAGGTAACGTCCGAGCAGCTCTCGCGGAACGAAATCCTCAGCGCTCATCCCTGGTAGGCCGTTTTCAGCAAGCCAGGCCACAAAATCTGACGGCTCGGCGGCATCGACACTGAGCTTGCCCGCCGGAACATTGAGAAGATGACGCGGATCTGTGGTGCGGTAGGGAACTCCTGGCCCGGTGCTCCTATCGGGGTCGATTACCGTCAGATGAAGCGCCCCGAGGGCATCGCGCCGCAGTAGATGCAGGGCGACAAGCGTTCCCGCCGCGCCGGCGCCCACTACGGCGACACGGGTCACAGTCCCGCGAAGCGCTCCATCACCACTTCTTTACTCAGCCCATAGTCGGCGAGCGAGTAGACATGCTTGGGCGCGCGCGGGCCCTTTTGACTCTCGTCGTTCATCTTCTGCATCTCCACCAGAGCTGACGCCGACAGCTCCAATCCAAAGTGTCGGTATATGGATTCAACGGTGCCGATCGGATCGGAGATGAAGTCGAAGTAGTCGACATCGCAGAACTGCGCCTCGTCGTACTTGGTGCGCGCGGATTTGAACGACTCCAGGCCCCGGGCCCAGGTATCCAGCTGATCAGCGCCGAGGGTGGCACCGACAAAGGTCTGCGACCAGCCTGCCGTCGCATGCTCGTTGAGCGAGCAGACCGAGGCAATGATGGTCTCGGCGGGGCGGTGCGTCTGGATGACCAATGCATCCGGGTACACCTCCATGAGCGCATCAAGGGCGAAAAGATGACTCGGATTCTTGAGCACCCAACGCTTTTCGATGTCATTGAGACCGATCAGCTGCAAGTTGGCCTTATAACGGCGGTACGCCGGGGTCCAGTCCTGCTGCGACAACCACTGTGCGTAGGAGGGCACGTGCGCAAGACACTCATACGAAACCGAGTGCACCGACTGTCGCAGAAGCTGCCAGCATTCCTCGACCTCGGTGGCCGACATGTAATGCAGGCCCATGAATTCCGGGTTCTCCACATGATGCTTGGAGAACTGCGCCTCCAACTGTTGGTACACCGGCTTGGCATCCCAGGTATCGCGCGCCGGTCGAGGCTGTGGGAAGTCGGCCAGCCACATCTCCAGCCCCTGATGCATCGGATCAGCGTTGAGGAGGCGGTGCAGCGCGGTGGTGCCCGTGCGCGGTAGACCGGTGACAAAGATGGGCCGATCGATGGCGACCTGCGCGTGGTCGGGGTGCGCTTTGAAGGCCGCTTCGCTGAGTAACCGTGCGCCCAGCGCACCACGCAGGAACACCCGAGACATCTTGGAGCCCAACGGGGTAAGACCGGCTTCGCTGTGATAGGAGTCGAGCAGCACCCCGAGCGCTTCACGGTAGTTGTCGACGGACCCGTCCCCGAAGTCGTCCAGTCCGATCAGCCGCGTGGCCGACTCGTGCAGGTCGTCGACGGTGCCGACGCTGGTGCGCTCTGTGTTTGATTCCAGACTCATGTGAATTCTCCTTGTGGCTAAGCGTGGAACTCGCCGCAGTTGACATCGAGGGCCTGGCCGGTGATCCCGCTCGCCAGGTTGGACGCAAGGAACAGCACGGCGTTGGCCACCTCATCGGTGGTCGGTAGCCGTTTGAGATCGGAGTTCGCGGCCGTGTATTCGTAAATCTGCTCGACGGTGCCGCCATACTTCTTGGCCTGATGCTCGAAGTAGCCCTTGAGGTTCTCACTCCACATGTATCCGGGTACCACCGAGTTCACCCGAACTCCCTGCGGTCCTAATTCGGTGGCCAACGATTGGGACATGGCCAGCAGCGCGGACTTGGCGATCTTGTAACTGCCGTAACGAATCTGCGAGTGCCGGATGACCATCGAGTTGATGTTGACCACCGCCCCGTTCGATTGGGCGAGCGCGCTCGCAAAGCCCTGCGTCAGCCGCAGCGTGCCGACCACCGTGAGTTCGACGCTATCGCGAATATGCTGATAGTCCGTCTTCTCCAGAGATTTCATCGAAGGAATGCTGAAGGCGTTGTTGACAAGGACGTCGATGCTTCCGAAGGTTTCGGTGGCACGTTCGACAAGGTTGGCGACACTGGCCTCATCGGTGATATCCGTGGCCACCGCAAGGGCCTTGCGCCCGGTAGCGGTGATCTGTTCGGCCGCCTCGTCGAGGCGCGATTGGGTGCGTGCCGCGAGAACGACATCGGCACCGGCCGCGGCGAACTTGGTGGCCAGTGCGCCGCCCAGCCCCGGGCCGATACCGGACACCACGACAACCTTGCCGTCAAAGTCGAGGAGACTCATCAGCCCAACATCCTTGCCCCGATGGCGGTCTGGCGTTCGGCAATGCGACTGCACCAACCCTCCGCGCTGATCTTATTCAGCGCGTAATGCGGCAGTTTCGCGGGGACATCACCGATTGCGACCACCTCGACCGTCGGACCATCGGCGGCCGTAAGCGTACGGTCGGCCCGCTGCCACCGGAACTGGAGGTATGCACGGCGATGCCCCAGAGTCTCAATCCAGTTGGCGACACCGGGATTGGCGTTACTCACCACCATTCGGATGTTGCCATCCGGGTCAACCTGAGCCTGGCTGGAATTCAGCGAGGTCTGATGGTTGATGTAATCGAGCGAGATGTACCACAGGCTTCCGAGCTGAAAACCCTGATACGGCGCATCGGACTTGGGGACGGTGATGATCATCGCCTGGTCGTCGGCCAGGTCATAGTGCCCCACCGAGGAGAACTGGGTGGCCAGACCACCGGGCGTGAGTCGCGGCTCGGTCATGGTGTTGACGGGCAGATTGTCGTAGAACCATTTGGGGAATTGCAGCCACGTCTTGACGCGGTTCACCAGCTGCTTACCAGCACTGGCGTAACGCTTTTCGATCTGTTCCTTGGTCAGCGGGGCCGGCGCCGTGCCCGCGGTGTCCACCCGCGCGATGGCGAGGGTGCCGCGCTGCGCACGCCAGTCGCTGTACACCTCACGCATGACCAGCTGTGCCGGCCCCGGGCCGAGGGTGAAGTAGTTGGGTCGCGATCCACTTGCCGGTCCGGGGCCAAAGCGGACTTCGAAGCTGCCGTCGCTCTCGATATGAATTTCGCGATCATCGAAGGCGATGGCACTTCCCGGCACGTTCTTGTCCGTGTAATCACCGCCGCCGAGCACCTGGAAGCTCAAATCGGCGGTGGTGCCCCGCGTTCCGGTGACCACATACTCGTACTCGCCGTTGACCCGCGCGCCGAAATAGAGGGTGTCGGGGTTGTCCAATCCCATTTTCGTGAACGGCCCCGTGCCGGAAAGAAGGAATGGGTGATCGCGGTCGGTGTGAAACGCCATGTGCGTACAGGCCGCAATCCCCTGCGCCAGATACTGAAGCCCCTCGAGCAGGTCGGCCTCGGTGTCGATGTGGGGTGCGGCCACAATCAGCTCCTCGGCTTCCGCGATCGCGGCGGTGAATGCCTCGCTGTACATGGCGCTCCAGACTGGTACAAATGTGTACCGCAGTGGTAGAATCCCTCCAGACATTAGAGCGCCCCGCCAGGTACGTCAAGAATGTCAGGATCTACACAGGGGCACAGGAGGTTTCGCCGGTGGTCGAGGAACGGGACAACGGGGCAGGCAGGACGTCGCCCCCTACCGAACGCGTGATGGCCGTACTCGATTTCCTGGCGCGGCACCGCACCGAGCGCTTCGGACTTTCCGAATTGGCGCGCCGGTTGGGACTGAGCAAGCCCACCTGCCTGGGCATCGTGACCACCCTGGCCGAGTCCGGGTACCTCATCCGGGACGACCGCGACAAGACGTACAGCCTGGGCCCGGCGCTCATCCGTGTCGGCAGAGCCGCCCAGGAATCGCTGCGTGCCAAGCCCGCGAGCCGCGACCAATTGCTCACGCTTACTCGAGAATTCGGACATACCGCGGCGTTGTCCGCCGTCGTCAGCGATCGGGTCACCGTGCTGGAGGTGGTCAGCGACCCCGACCACCCGGTCCGGGTCGAGGTAGGCCAGAGTTATCCGTTCACTCCACCGGTGGGCCTGATGTTCGTGCTCTGGGACACCGACGAAACCATCGCCTCCTGGCTGGGCAAAGATCCGACCGCGCCCGGCCGGACCGCAGATGATCGACTGCGCAAGGTGATCGAGGAATGCCGCGCCGACGGCTACCTCGTCGAACTGTTGACCCCCGCCGGACGGCAGCTGTACTCACTCATGGCCGGAGTGCCCGGCGACATCCCCAACGAGCTACGCGCCCTCCTCGGCGAGATCGTGTCGGGAATCGGCGAACGGGTCTACCTACGCAGCGAGAATTACACGGTCGGCTCGGGGGCGAAAGTACGCCACCGGGTAAACGTCATGTCGGCACCGGTCTACGACCACAACGGCAAGCAGGCAATGGTCGCTAGCCTCTACATCGGCGATGACCTCACCGACGCGGAGATCACCGTGCGGGCCAAGGCTCTGGTACACACCGCGGACGGAATCACCGAACACATCGGCGGCACCAAGCCCGCTTAGCTCCACCGTTTCTCACCGCCCTTCCCTCTCCGCCGAGTGTGCGCATCACCGCCCACACTCGGCGGTTTTGTCGCCACATCCCATTGACACCTAACGAGAACGCGTTCTAGTCTGGGCTGGACCGAATACGAACCGACACGGTACATATTTGGAACGAGATGGAGTAATCGAATGCCGACATCGCCCGATGTTCTTCGCCCAAGAGGCTCATCACCAGCAGAGTCGTACGAGTTATCGCACTTGAACGCCCTGGAAGCCGAGGCTGTCTACATCTTCCGCGAAGTCGCCGCCACTTTCGAAAGGCCGGTGCTGCTCTTCTCCGGCGGCAAGGATTCCGTGGTCATGCTCCACGTCGCGGCCAAGGCGTTCTGGCCATCGCCGCTGCCCTTCCCCGTCATGCACATCGACACCGGGCATAACTTCGACGAGGTCATCGTCTTCCGCGACGAGACCGTTGGCCGCTACAACCTGCGGCTGGAAATCGGCCGTGTGCAAGACGACATCGACTCGGGTGCCGTCGTCGAGGAGACCGGACCGGGTGCCACGCGCAACCGCCTGCAGACCGCGACCCTGCTACGCAGCATCAACGAGCACCGCTTCGACGCCGTGTTCGGCGGCGCGCGCCGCGACGAGGAGAAGGCCCGCGCCAAGGAGCGGGTGTTCAGCTTCCGTGATGAGTTCGGCCAATGGGATCCGCGCGCACAGCGCCCAGAACTCTGGAACATCTACAACGGTCGCCACCGCAAGGGTGAGCACATCCGGGTGTTCCCGTTGTCCAACTGGACCGAGCTGGATATCTGGCAGTACATCGAATCGGAGAACATCACGCTACCTCCGCTGTACTACGCACATAAGCGCAATGTGGTGGAGCGCGACGGAATGCTATTGGCAGACACTAGGTTCCTCACCCTGCAGCCGGGCGAGGAGCTCGTCGAGAAATCGGTTCGGTTCCGCACGATCGGTGACGCGACGTGCACGGGCGCTGTGGAGTCTGTCGCGTCGACTCCCAGCGCGGTAGTGGAAGAGGTTGCCGCAACCCGCATCACCGAGCGGGGAGCCACCCGCGCCGACGATCGGATCTCCGAAGCCGGTATGGAAGACCGTAAGAAAGAAGGGTATTTCTGATGAGCCCGCAGACTATCGAAACCACCGAACCTGCCCAGGAGCTCATCCGCATCGCCACAGCAGGAAGCGTCGACGACGGCAAGTCCACCCTCATCGGTCGTCTGCTGTACGACTCGAAGTCGATCTTCGCCGATCAGTTGGCCGCCGTGGAAGCCAGCAGCAAGGCCAAGGGAGAGACGCATACCAACCTGGCACTACTCACCGACGGCCTGCGTGCCGAGCGTGAGCAGGGCATCACCATCGACGTCGCGCACCGCTATTTCTCCACGCCCGCACGCAAATTCATCATTGCGGACACCCCGGGGCATGAACAGTACACCCGTAACATGGTGACCGGCGCCTCGACCGCAGACCTGGCGATCATTCTGGTCGATGCCCGCAACGGGCTGACACAACAGACGCGCCGACACGCGTTTATCACCTCGCTGCTCGGTGTCGAGCACGTGGTGCTGTGCATCAACAAGATGGACCTGGTCGACTGGTCACCTCAGCGCTTCGACGAAATCAAAGAAGAATTCCGCAGATTCGCCACCAAACTGGAACTGCATGACCTCACCGTCATTCCGGTGTCGGCACTTCTCGGCGACAACATCGTCACCCGATCCACGAACACTCCGTGGTACGAGGGTCCGTCGTTGTTGCATCATATTGAGCAGGTACATATTTCGTCAGACCGCAACCTGATCGACGCGCGCTTCCCCATCCAGTACGTCATCCGCCCTCAGGGCGGTGCGGCGGCACCGGGCGCCGAGCACATCACCGATCTGCACGACTTT contains:
- the cysD gene encoding sulfate adenylyltransferase subunit CysD, with the protein product MPTSPDVLRPRGSSPAESYELSHLNALEAEAVYIFREVAATFERPVLLFSGGKDSVVMLHVAAKAFWPSPLPFPVMHIDTGHNFDEVIVFRDETVGRYNLRLEIGRVQDDIDSGAVVEETGPGATRNRLQTATLLRSINEHRFDAVFGGARRDEEKARAKERVFSFRDEFGQWDPRAQRPELWNIYNGRHRKGEHIRVFPLSNWTELDIWQYIESENITLPPLYYAHKRNVVERDGMLLADTRFLTLQPGEELVEKSVRFRTIGDATCTGAVESVASTPSAVVEEVAATRITERGATRADDRISEAGMEDRKKEGYF